In Streptomyces sp. NBC_00569, a single genomic region encodes these proteins:
- a CDS encoding NAD(P)H-quinone oxidoreductase gives MYAITIPEPGGPEALVWAEVPDPVPGDGEVLVEVAAGAVNRADLLQRQGLYNPPPGATAIPGLECAGRIVALGAGVSGWSVGDEVCALLSGGGYAEKVAVPAGQLLPVPENTDLVTAAALPEVTATVWSNVFMIAHLRPGETFLVHGGSSGIGTMAIQLAKAIGATVAVTAGSKEKLDYCAELGADILINYREQDFVEEIKRATDGAGADVILDNMGAKYLDRNIQALATNGRLAIIGMQGGIQGELNIAMLLNKRGAITATSLRARPLAEKAAIVAAVREHIWPLIDTGRVRPIVDRKLPMSDAAQAHRVLEESGHIGKVLLTVE, from the coding sequence ATGTATGCGATCACGATTCCGGAACCCGGTGGACCTGAGGCGCTCGTCTGGGCGGAGGTTCCCGATCCCGTACCCGGTGACGGTGAAGTGCTGGTCGAGGTGGCGGCCGGGGCCGTCAACCGCGCCGATCTGCTCCAGCGTCAGGGTCTCTACAACCCCCCGCCCGGCGCGACCGCCATCCCCGGCCTCGAGTGCGCGGGACGCATCGTCGCCCTCGGCGCCGGAGTGTCCGGCTGGTCCGTCGGCGACGAGGTGTGCGCGCTGCTCTCGGGCGGCGGTTACGCCGAGAAGGTCGCCGTACCGGCCGGCCAGCTCCTGCCCGTACCCGAGAACACCGATCTCGTCACGGCGGCCGCGCTGCCCGAGGTGACCGCGACCGTCTGGTCGAACGTCTTCATGATCGCCCACCTGCGCCCCGGCGAGACCTTCCTCGTCCACGGCGGCTCCAGCGGCATCGGCACGATGGCCATCCAGCTGGCCAAGGCGATCGGCGCCACGGTGGCGGTGACGGCGGGCAGCAAGGAGAAGCTCGACTACTGCGCCGAGCTCGGTGCCGACATCCTGATCAACTACCGCGAGCAGGACTTCGTGGAGGAGATCAAGCGGGCCACGGACGGAGCGGGCGCCGACGTCATCCTCGACAACATGGGCGCCAAGTACCTGGACCGCAACATCCAGGCACTGGCCACCAACGGCCGCCTCGCGATCATCGGCATGCAGGGCGGCATCCAGGGCGAGCTGAACATCGCCATGCTCCTCAACAAGCGCGGCGCCATCACCGCGACCTCCCTGCGCGCGCGCCCGCTGGCCGAGAAGGCAGCGATCGTCGCGGCGGTACGGGAGCACATCTGGCCGCTGATCGACACGGGCCGCGTCCGGCCGATCGTCGACCGGAAGCTGCCGATGAGCGACGCGGCGCAGGCGCACCGCGTCCTGGAGGAGAGCGGACACATCGGGAAGGTGCTGCTCACCGTGGAGTAG
- a CDS encoding potassium channel family protein: MFHVKLPGHDAMARQDDEKVVARQVTLPKRVVERPLRQVAKRLLMALTVLVATAIIVWVDRSGYSDNSDGSVDLLDAFYYATVTLSTTGYGDITPVSDGARIVNILVITPLRVLFLIILVGTTLEVLTERTRDEWRLNRWRSNLRDHTVVVGFGTKGRSAIQTVCATGLKTDQVVVVDPSSKVIEAATTLGFAGVVGDATRSDVLLRAEVQRARQIIVATQRDDTAVLVTLTARQLNRAAKIVAAVREEENAPLLRQSGADAVITSASAAGRLLGLSVLSPSAGMVMEDLIQQGSGLDLVERPVIKAEVGLKVRETEDLVVSVVRGHRVLGYDDRAIGTLQLTDRLITIVRATPGTQSVPDTRRLPQD; this comes from the coding sequence GTGTTTCACGTGAAACTTCCCGGCCATGACGCGATGGCCCGCCAGGACGACGAGAAGGTCGTCGCCCGTCAGGTGACGCTGCCCAAACGGGTCGTCGAGCGGCCGCTGCGGCAGGTCGCCAAGCGGCTGCTGATGGCGCTCACCGTGCTGGTCGCGACGGCGATCATCGTCTGGGTCGACCGCTCCGGCTACAGCGACAACTCCGACGGCAGCGTCGACCTGCTGGACGCGTTCTACTACGCGACCGTCACCCTCTCCACGACCGGGTACGGCGACATCACGCCCGTCAGTGACGGCGCCCGGATCGTCAACATCCTCGTCATCACGCCACTGCGTGTGCTGTTCCTGATCATCCTGGTCGGCACCACCCTCGAAGTGCTCACCGAGCGCACGCGGGATGAGTGGCGACTGAACCGCTGGAGGTCCAACTTGCGTGACCACACCGTGGTCGTCGGATTCGGCACGAAGGGCCGGTCGGCGATCCAGACCGTCTGCGCGACGGGGCTGAAGACGGATCAGGTGGTGGTCGTCGACCCCAGCAGCAAGGTCATCGAGGCGGCCACGACGCTCGGGTTCGCCGGAGTCGTCGGCGATGCCACGCGCAGTGATGTGCTGCTGCGGGCCGAGGTGCAGCGGGCGCGGCAGATCATCGTCGCGACCCAGCGCGACGACACCGCGGTCCTGGTCACCCTCACCGCCCGCCAGCTCAACCGCGCGGCGAAGATCGTGGCGGCCGTCCGTGAGGAGGAGAACGCCCCCTTGCTGCGGCAGTCGGGCGCCGACGCCGTCATCACCAGCGCCAGCGCGGCGGGCCGACTGCTCGGACTCTCCGTGCTGAGCCCGAGCGCGGGCATGGTCATGGAGGACCTCATCCAGCAGGGCAGCGGCCTCGACCTCGTCGAACGCCCGGTCATAAAGGCCGAGGTGGGGCTGAAGGTCCGGGAGACCGAGGACCTGGTCGTGAGCGTGGTGCGCGGGCACCGGGTGCTGGGTTACGACGACCGGGCCATCGGCACGCTGCAGTTGACGGACCGTCTGATCACGATCGTCCGGGCCACCCCCGGCACTCAGTCCGTTCCGGACACCCGACGGCTGCCGCAGGACTGA